One genomic segment of Zonotrichia albicollis isolate bZonAlb1 chromosome 34, bZonAlb1.hap1, whole genome shotgun sequence includes these proteins:
- the IMP4 gene encoding U3 small nucleolar ribonucleoprotein IMP4, protein MVTTSRDPSAALRLFAKELCLLLPGARRMNRGRAELGALVAACRAAGVTDLLVLHETRGRPDGLTVSHLPHGPTAHFTLSGAVLRQEVGGLGGAPLAAPHLLLLRLDSTLGKRVGTILKHLFPVPRPDSRRVVTFANEDDVILVRNHVYRRRGRTVELEEVGPRFQLRPYLIRLGTLEQGDAADVEWRWHPYTATAPKRRLLSAT, encoded by the exons ATGGTGACAACATCACGTGACCCCAGTGCCGCCCTGCGGCTCTTTGCCAAG gagctgtgcctgctgctgcccggggctCGCCGCATGAACCGGGGCCGTGCCGAGCTGGGCGCCCTGGTGGCGGCGTGCCGGGCCGCCGGCGTCACCGACCTGCTGGTGCTGCACGAGACCCGCGGGCGGCCCG ACGGGCTGACCGTGTCCCACCTGCCCCACGGCCCCACCGCCCACTTCACCCTGAGCGGGGCCGTGCTGCGCCAGGAGgtcggggggctcgggggggccCCGCTGGCCGCCccccacctgctgctgctgcgccTGGATTCTACACTGGGAAAAAGG GTCGGGACCATCCTGAAGCACCTGTTCCCCGTCCCCCGCCCCGACAGCCGCCGCGTGGTGACCTTCGCCAACGAGGATGACGTCATTTTAGTGCG gAACCACGTGTACCGGCGCCGGGGGCGGACGGTGGAGCTGGAGGAGGTGGGACCCCGCTTCCAGCTGAGGC CCTACCTGATCCGCCTGGGGACCCTGGAGCAGGGGGACGCGGCCGACGTGGAGTGGCGCTGGCACCCGTACACGGCCACGGCCCCCAAGCGCCGCCTGCTCAGCGCCACCTga
- the PTPN18 gene encoding tyrosine-protein phosphatase non-receptor type 18: protein MAPPPPPGHLSLARGVQPPLYQDAVARRALRPALLRSVSVPAEPPAPPAMDVTYAVVNKPRRGGGAAGRGPSPLGRDHAPFGRDSAPSGTCSLPGSPVRRPSPSPAGSPRPSDGAYEVVTPPVDTGSGPCLGFNFRIGKPKGPRDPPAEWSRV from the exons atgGCACCTCCACCGCCCCCCGGCCACCTCAGCCTGGCCCGTGGGGTCCAG CCCCCCCTGTACCAGGACGCCGTTGCCCGCCGGGCTCTGCGGCCCGCGCTGCTCAG GAGCGTTTCGGTGCCGGCCgagccccccgcgccccccgccatGGATGTCACCTACGCCGTGGTCAACAAGCCCCGccgagggggcggggccgcggggagAGGCCCCTCCCCTTTAGGACGAGACCACGCCCCCTTCGGACGAGACTCCGCCCCCTCGGGCACGTGCTCGCTGCCGGGCAGCCCCGTGCgccgcccctcccccagcccggCAG GCTCCCCCAGACCCTCGGATGGCGCCTACGAGGTTGTGACCCCCCCTGTGGACACCGGCAGTGGCCCCTGCCTGG GGTTTAATTTCCGCATTGGGAAGCCCAAGGGCCCGCGGGACCCCCCGGCCGAGTGGTCCCGGGTGTGA
- the LOC141726375 gene encoding vacuolar fusion protein MON1 homolog B-like isoform X2: MEPATTVDTASPSCHHSGDNEEEDVTAATAMTSSVCHHEEEEDKEVAAVVTATVSLRCHPSEEEEVAVAMTSQGGDEDVVAAVTAEAATMSQGCHPGEEEEVTIAGTSLGCPPLGGEEEEVTTAGTAAVTSPGIQPSEEEMTMAATSPACPPVGDEEEVTAAVTSPVRHREEEEEEVTAAVTSSECHHEEEEEEVTAAVTSSECHHEEEEEEVMAAVTSPVCHPGEEEEEVTAAVTAAAATSAPGGRRGADEDVAAAGWRARRKHVFVLSEAGKPIYSRHGNEEALAATMGVMMALVSFIQSGGNAIRAICSEDRTLVFEQRGPLLLVSVSRTRQSAAQLRRELAFVHEQILSLLTRGGIARVFARRRGFDLRRLLAGAEAVLDRLLCGAAADGRLLLGAARCLPLPGGLRRAVSGALRRAAAAARPAPALAVLAARGRLVTAARQRALAEGGRLCASDLHLLLNLLGGGAGAGAGEVWTPVCLPRFNPDGYFYAYAARLGEEEEEGVTLILLSTEREGFYAAAACRRQLEDTLRAQGWLAELAAAVRGGAGYGPSRPGAPELRHFLYKPLEGPEEMQQLPQFTSPELEEPSKEEGMEGTSQNWGVGVSLTFT, from the exons ATGGAGCCAGCCACGACAGTGGACACGGCGTCCCCAAGCTGTCACCACAGCGGGGACAATGAGGAGGAAGATGTGACAGCAGCGACAGCCATGACATCATCCGTGTGTCAccatgaggaagaggaggacaaggaggtggcagcagtggtgacAGCCACCGTGTCCCTGAGGTGCCACcccagtgaggaggaggaggtggcagtggccATGACATCCCAAGGTGGGGATGAGGatgtggtggcagcagtgacagcagaagcAGCCACAATGTCCCAGGGCTGTCATCctggtgaggaggaggaggtgaccatagcagggacatccctggggtgtcccccacttgggggtgaggaggaggaggtgacaacagcggggacagcagcagtgacaTCCCCAGGTATTCAACCCAGTGAGGAGGAGATGACCATGGCAGCAACGTCCCCAGCATGTCCTCCTGTAGGGGATGAAGAGGAGGTGACAGCAGCGGTGACATCCCCAGTGCGTCACcgtgaggaggaagaggaggaggtgacGGCAGCGGTGACATCCTCAGAGTGTCAccatgaggaggaagaggaggaggtgacGGCAGCGGTGACATCCTCAGAGTGTCAccatgaggaggaagaggaggaggtgatGGCAGCAGTGACGTCCCCAGTGTGTCACCctggtgaggaagaggaggaggtgacGGCGGCGGTGACAGCGGCAGCGGCCACATCGGCCCCGGGCGGGCGGCGTGGCGCAGATGAGGACGTGGCGGCCGCGGGCTGGCGGGCGCGCCGCAAACACGTGTTCGTGCTCAGCGAGGCGGGGAAGCCAATCTACTCCCGGCACGGCAACGAGGAGGCGCTGGCAGCCACCATGGGTGTCATGATGGCCCTCGTGTCCTTCATCCAGAGCGGCGGCAACGCCATCCGGGCCATCTGCTCCG AGGACCGCACGCTGGTGTTCGAGCAGCggggcccgctgctgctggtgtCGGTGTCCCGCACACGGCAGTCGGCGGCGCAGCTGCGGCGGGAGCTGGCCTTCGTTCACGAGCAGATCCTGTCGCTGCTGACCCGCGGGGGCATCGCCCGCGTCTTCGCCCGACGCCGCGGCTTCGACCTGCGCCGGCTGCTGGCGGGCGCCGAGGCCGTGCTGGACCGGCTGCTCTGCGGGGCCGCGGCCGACgggcggctgctgctgggggccgctcgctgcctgcccctgcccggGGGGCTCCGCCGCGCCGTGTCCGGGGCGCtgcgccgcgccgccgccgccgcccgccccgcgcccgccctgGCCGTGCTGGCGGCCCGGGGCCGCCTGGTGACGGCGGCGCGGCAGCGGGCGCTGGCCGAGGGCGGGCGGCTCTGCGCCAGCGACCTGCACCTGCTGCTCAACCTGCtgggcggcggcgcgggcgcgGGGGCGGGCGAGGTGTGGACCCCCGTGTGCTTGCCACGTTTCAACCCCGATGGGTATTTCTATGCGTACGCGGCGCGGCTGGgcgaggaggaagaggagggtgtGACGCTGATCCTGCTGTCCACGGAGCGAGAGGGATTCTACGCGGCGGCTGCgtgcaggaggcagctggaggACACGCTGCGGGCGCAGGGCTGGCTGGCCGAGCTGGCGGCGGCCGTGCGAGGGGGAGCGGGGTACGGCCCGTCCCGGCCCGGCGCCCCCGAGCTCCGGCACTTCCTCTACAAACCCTTGGAGGGGCCGGAGGAGATGCAGCAGCTGCCGCAGTTCACCAG ccccgagCTGGAGGAGCCCAGCAAGGAGGAGGGAATGGAGGGGACATCCCAGAATTGGGGGGTGGGAGTGTCCCTGACCTTCACCTGA
- the LOC141726375 gene encoding vacuolar fusion protein MON1 homolog B-like isoform X1, with product MEPATTVDTASPSCHHSGDNEEEDVTAATAMTSSVCHHEEEEDKEVAAVVTATVSLRCHPSEEEEVAVAMTSQGGDEDVVAAVTAEAATMSQGCHPGEEEEVTIAGTSLGCPPLGGEEEEVTTAGTAAVTSPGIQPSEEEMTMAATSPACPPVGDEEEVTAAVTSPVRHREEEEEEVTAAVTSSECHHEEEEEEVTAAVTSSECHHEEEEEEVMAAVTSPVCHPGEEEEEVTAAVTAAAATSAPGGRRGADEDVAAAGWRARRKHVFVLSEAGKPIYSRHGNEEALAATMGVMMALVSFIQSGGNAIRAICSEDRTLVFEQRGPLLLVSVSRTRQSAAQLRRELAFVHEQILSLLTRGGIARVFARRRGFDLRRLLAGAEAVLDRLLCGAAADGRLLLGAARCLPLPGGLRRAVSGALRRAAAAARPAPALAVLAARGRLVTAARQRALAEGGRLCASDLHLLLNLLGGGAGAGAGEVWTPVCLPRFNPDGYFYAYAARLGEEEEEGVTLILLSTEREGFYAAAACRRQLEDTLRAQGWLAELAAAVRGGAGYGPSRPGAPELRHFLYKPLEGPEEMQQLPQFTSPELEEPYTSEEEQHRLFDLYHYLHSRVHSPHRPLRLLYHVAEKETLLAWVTSKFELYSCFSPLVTKAGAIAVLTKLLRWLKKEEDWLFIRYPAPFCAAPARPEGPEPEG from the exons ATGGAGCCAGCCACGACAGTGGACACGGCGTCCCCAAGCTGTCACCACAGCGGGGACAATGAGGAGGAAGATGTGACAGCAGCGACAGCCATGACATCATCCGTGTGTCAccatgaggaagaggaggacaaggaggtggcagcagtggtgacAGCCACCGTGTCCCTGAGGTGCCACcccagtgaggaggaggaggtggcagtggccATGACATCCCAAGGTGGGGATGAGGatgtggtggcagcagtgacagcagaagcAGCCACAATGTCCCAGGGCTGTCATCctggtgaggaggaggaggtgaccatagcagggacatccctggggtgtcccccacttgggggtgaggaggaggaggtgacaacagcggggacagcagcagtgacaTCCCCAGGTATTCAACCCAGTGAGGAGGAGATGACCATGGCAGCAACGTCCCCAGCATGTCCTCCTGTAGGGGATGAAGAGGAGGTGACAGCAGCGGTGACATCCCCAGTGCGTCACcgtgaggaggaagaggaggaggtgacGGCAGCGGTGACATCCTCAGAGTGTCAccatgaggaggaagaggaggaggtgacGGCAGCGGTGACATCCTCAGAGTGTCAccatgaggaggaagaggaggaggtgatGGCAGCAGTGACGTCCCCAGTGTGTCACCctggtgaggaagaggaggaggtgacGGCGGCGGTGACAGCGGCAGCGGCCACATCGGCCCCGGGCGGGCGGCGTGGCGCAGATGAGGACGTGGCGGCCGCGGGCTGGCGGGCGCGCCGCAAACACGTGTTCGTGCTCAGCGAGGCGGGGAAGCCAATCTACTCCCGGCACGGCAACGAGGAGGCGCTGGCAGCCACCATGGGTGTCATGATGGCCCTCGTGTCCTTCATCCAGAGCGGCGGCAACGCCATCCGGGCCATCTGCTCCG AGGACCGCACGCTGGTGTTCGAGCAGCggggcccgctgctgctggtgtCGGTGTCCCGCACACGGCAGTCGGCGGCGCAGCTGCGGCGGGAGCTGGCCTTCGTTCACGAGCAGATCCTGTCGCTGCTGACCCGCGGGGGCATCGCCCGCGTCTTCGCCCGACGCCGCGGCTTCGACCTGCGCCGGCTGCTGGCGGGCGCCGAGGCCGTGCTGGACCGGCTGCTCTGCGGGGCCGCGGCCGACgggcggctgctgctgggggccgctcgctgcctgcccctgcccggGGGGCTCCGCCGCGCCGTGTCCGGGGCGCtgcgccgcgccgccgccgccgcccgccccgcgcccgccctgGCCGTGCTGGCGGCCCGGGGCCGCCTGGTGACGGCGGCGCGGCAGCGGGCGCTGGCCGAGGGCGGGCGGCTCTGCGCCAGCGACCTGCACCTGCTGCTCAACCTGCtgggcggcggcgcgggcgcgGGGGCGGGCGAGGTGTGGACCCCCGTGTGCTTGCCACGTTTCAACCCCGATGGGTATTTCTATGCGTACGCGGCGCGGCTGGgcgaggaggaagaggagggtgtGACGCTGATCCTGCTGTCCACGGAGCGAGAGGGATTCTACGCGGCGGCTGCgtgcaggaggcagctggaggACACGCTGCGGGCGCAGGGCTGGCTGGCCGAGCTGGCGGCGGCCGTGCGAGGGGGAGCGGGGTACGGCCCGTCCCGGCCCGGCGCCCCCGAGCTCCGGCACTTCCTCTACAAACCCTTGGAGGGGCCGGAGGAGATGCAGCAGCTGCCGCAGTTCACCAG CCCCGAGCTGGAGGAGCCCTACACCAGCGAGGAGGAGCAACACCGGCTCTTCGACCTGTACCACTACCTGCACAGCCGGGTGCACAGCCCGCACCGGCCCCTGCGCCTGCTCTACCACGTGGCTGAAAAGGAAACGCTGCTGGCCTGG GTGACCAGCAAGTTCGAGCTGTACAGCTGCTTCAGCCCGCTGGTGACGAAGGCGGGCGCCATCGCTGTGCTGACCAAGCTGCTGCGCTGGCTCAAGAAGGAGGAGGACTGGCTGTTCATCCGCTACCCGGCACCGTTCTGCGCTGCGCCCGCGCGCCCCGAGGGGCCCGAGCCCGAGGGCTGA
- the SYCE1 gene encoding synaptonemal complex central element protein 1: protein MDPDPCSKGLYGQDPPGPPCVPVSPRPRDKARVPKRGSVPVSCRVPPSGPPGGTSQLEVLLKQVHCQKKVCEATTEELVRAQGRSEELRQELEQLEQQKKALERTWQQVQGSLQRAQLQGKEVEAKGQRLCGLCLEQQQDLEATNQQWEQLRNLHREQRWQYCQQLEAISEELKHLHVTHAPAHLKAELAKLEKMKEKWLSLERRLMDTEEQLGPEGAALWRLVQQEQEWAGRQLEVELGRQQLSRQRRDRLAEELQQLQHSQKARPE from the exons atggacCCGGACCCATGCAGTAAGGGGCTCTACGGCCAAGACCCCCCAGGACCACcgtgtgtcccagtgtcccctcgcCCCAGGGACAAGGCACGTGTCCCCAAGAGAggcagtgtccctgtgtcctgccgAGTTCCCCCCTCAGGTCCCCCTGGGGGGACCTCAcagctggaggtgctgctgaaGCAGGTGCACTGCCAGAAGAAGG TCTGTGAGGCCACaacagaggagctggtgagggCACAAGGCCGCAGTGAGGAGTTGcgccaggagctggagcagc tGGAGCAGCAAAAGAAGGCACTGGAGAGGACCTggcagcaggtgcagg GGTCACTGCAGAGAGCGCAGCTGCAAGGCAAGGAGGTGGAGGCCAAAGGTCAGAG GCTCTgtgggctctgcctggagcagcagcaggacctggaAGCGACAAatcagcagtgggagcagctgaGAAACCTGCACCGGGAACagag GTGGCAGTACTGCCAGCAGCTCGAGGCCATCAGCGAGGAGCTCAAGCACCTGCATGTCACACAT GCTCCAGCCCACCTGAAGGCTGAACTGGCAAAGCTGGAGAAGATGAAGGAGAAGTGGCTGAGCTTGG AGCGCCGCTTGATGGACACCGAGGAGCAGCTGGGCCCAGAGGGAGCTGCGCTCTG GCGATtggtgcagcaggagcaggagtgggCGGGGCGACAGCTGGAGGTGGAGCTGGGCCGGCAGCAGCTGAGCCGGCAACGCCgtgacag GttggcagaggagctgcagcagctgcagcactccCAGAAGGCTCGCCCAGAGTGA